From the genome of bacterium, one region includes:
- a CDS encoding histidine kinase dimerization/phospho-acceptor domain-containing protein, translating to MKNNEEKDPISNLSHKIKGAMTAIKGAVDLLLMDDSFPVKDRREILTIARINIDKTIKLLNDLVDECKKSK from the coding sequence ATGAAAAACAACGAAGAAAAAGACCCAATATCAAATCTCTCTCATAAAATAAAAGGTGCAATGACTGCGATTAAAGGAGCCGTTGACCTTTTATTAATGGATGATTCATTCCCGGTAAAGGATAGACGAGAAATATTAACCATTGCCAGAATTAATATAGATAAAACTATCAAATTGCTCAATGACTTAGTAGATGAATGTAAAAAAAGCAAGTAA